The following proteins come from a genomic window of Actinopolyspora saharensis:
- a CDS encoding beta-galactosidase: MSYRPLSANWFTATRWEGRLAYGADYNPEQWSRPVWQEDVRLMNEAGVNIVSLGIFSWARIEPEPGVHDFGWLDEVMDLLHEHGIAVDLATATASPPPWLTARHPEVLPVDRQGRTLWPGGRQHWRPTSPVFRDYALRLVRVLAERYRDHPGLVAWHVSNELGCHNVYDYSEDAARAFRNWLRSRYGTVERLNEVWATDFWSQRYGDWAEILPPRWAAAFPNPTQQLDFQRFCSDALKDHFRAEREVLRSVTPSVPVTTNFMLMGNAKGMNYADWAGEVDFVSNDHYLNPGPRALDELSFSAALTGGIAGGRPWFLMEHATGAVNWRAVNKPKKPGELARDSLVHVAHGADAVCFFQWRQSRAGAEKYHSAMLPHAGEDSDTFRAVRQLGGVLEDLSTVVGSERGRARVAVLFDWESWWVSEFDSHPTCLLDYRREALDWYSALVELGMVVDVVPTDAPLERYEVVIAPVLHVVPDELSERLHRFVAGGGHLVTTYFSGTVDEHDHVRLGGYPGALRELLGIRIEEFGPLFEGESVELDDGATGTLWTDRIELTGEDVEVLASYRSGDHAGRPAITRRRWGSGSACYVSTRLGVAGLERVLGTVLDRAGVVSELPESLRGRVQPVVRQGAQRRYWFLINRTEQDVELTGLVGAELARSARAQHSDAASVLPARGVVVLESSPE; this comes from the coding sequence GTGTCGTACCGACCGCTTTCGGCGAACTGGTTCACCGCGACCCGGTGGGAGGGCCGGTTGGCCTACGGCGCCGATTACAACCCCGAGCAGTGGTCGCGTCCCGTCTGGCAGGAGGACGTGCGGCTGATGAACGAGGCCGGGGTGAACATCGTCTCGCTGGGGATCTTCTCCTGGGCCCGCATCGAGCCCGAGCCGGGGGTGCACGACTTCGGCTGGCTGGACGAGGTCATGGACCTGCTGCACGAGCACGGGATCGCGGTGGACCTGGCCACGGCCACGGCCTCGCCCCCGCCGTGGTTGACCGCGCGCCACCCGGAGGTCCTGCCGGTGGACCGGCAGGGGCGGACCCTGTGGCCGGGCGGGCGCCAGCACTGGCGGCCCACCTCGCCGGTGTTCCGCGACTACGCGCTGCGGCTCGTGCGGGTGCTCGCCGAGCGGTACCGCGACCACCCGGGGCTGGTCGCCTGGCACGTGTCCAACGAGCTGGGCTGCCACAACGTCTACGACTACTCCGAGGACGCCGCGCGCGCGTTCCGGAACTGGCTGCGCTCCCGCTACGGGACGGTGGAGCGGCTCAACGAGGTCTGGGCGACGGATTTCTGGTCGCAGCGCTACGGCGACTGGGCCGAGATCCTGCCGCCGCGGTGGGCCGCGGCGTTCCCGAACCCGACGCAGCAGCTCGATTTCCAGCGTTTCTGCTCGGACGCGCTCAAGGACCACTTCCGCGCCGAGCGGGAGGTGCTGCGCTCGGTCACCCCGTCGGTTCCGGTGACGACCAATTTCATGCTCATGGGCAACGCCAAGGGGATGAACTACGCGGACTGGGCGGGCGAGGTCGACTTCGTGTCCAACGACCACTACCTGAACCCGGGGCCGCGGGCGCTGGACGAGCTGTCCTTCTCGGCGGCGCTGACCGGCGGGATCGCGGGGGGACGGCCCTGGTTCCTCATGGAGCACGCCACCGGTGCGGTCAACTGGCGCGCGGTGAACAAGCCCAAGAAACCGGGCGAGCTGGCCCGGGACTCGCTGGTCCACGTCGCCCACGGGGCCGATGCGGTGTGCTTCTTCCAGTGGCGGCAGTCGCGCGCCGGGGCGGAGAAGTACCACTCGGCGATGCTGCCGCACGCCGGGGAGGACAGCGACACGTTCCGCGCGGTCCGGCAGCTGGGCGGGGTCCTGGAGGATCTGTCCACCGTGGTGGGGTCCGAGCGCGGTCGGGCGCGGGTCGCCGTGCTGTTCGACTGGGAGTCGTGGTGGGTCAGCGAGTTCGACTCGCACCCCACCTGCCTGCTGGACTACCGGCGGGAGGCCCTGGACTGGTACTCGGCGCTGGTCGAGCTGGGGATGGTGGTCGACGTGGTGCCCACCGACGCCCCGCTCGAGCGGTACGAGGTGGTCATCGCCCCGGTGCTGCACGTCGTGCCGGACGAGCTGTCCGAGCGGCTGCACCGGTTCGTCGCCGGTGGTGGGCATCTCGTGACCACGTACTTCTCCGGCACGGTCGACGAGCACGACCACGTCCGGCTCGGTGGCTACCCCGGGGCGTTGCGCGAGTTGCTGGGCATCCGCATCGAGGAGTTCGGGCCGCTGTTCGAGGGGGAGTCGGTCGAGCTCGACGACGGGGCGACCGGCACGCTCTGGACCGATCGAATCGAGCTCACCGGCGAGGACGTCGAGGTGTTGGCCTCCTACCGAAGCGGTGACCACGCGGGGCGTCCGGCGATCACGCGCCGGCGGTGGGGGAGCGGTTCGGCCTGCTACGTGTCCACCCGGCTGGGCGTGGCCGGGCTGGAGCGCGTGCTGGGCACGGTCCTCGACCGGGCGGGTGTGGTCAGCGAGCTGCCCGAATCGCTGCGGGGGCGCGTGCAGCCGGTGGTGCGGCAGGGCGCGCAGCGCCGCTACTGGTTCCTGATCAACCGCACGGAGCAGGACGTGGAGTTGACCGGGCTGGTGGGCGCGGAGCTCGCTCGCAGCGCGCGTGCCCAGCACTCCGATGCTGCCTCCGTGCTTCCGGCCCGGGGCGTGGTGGTGCTGGAGAGCAGCCCCGAGTGA
- a CDS encoding family 43 glycosylhydrolase, producing MVRRFRARAFRLVPLCLALGSALLLGSSVLAPTAVSAGTGEASGREGTATAITGVRLDSLKTEALIDEEAGTVVLPVEPGTELRKLRPEFDIAERSTIRPGNGSTQDFTTPVEYEVRSRGHESRTWTVRAVEMNSPSLPGYNADPNIVRFGDTYYIYATTDGFPGWGSDSFKTWSSTNLVDWTEHDTILDLGADVSWADGRAWAPAAIEKNGKYYFYFTADTKIGVAVADSPTGPFVDSGEPLVAANPHGGQAIDPAVFTDEDGQSYLYWGNGHAYVVPLNDDMVSFDWSAVKHLTGLDGFREGLFMHERAGTYYLSWSIGDTRSEDYRVGYATGTSPMMANMRNRGEILTKRPSLGIYGTGHHSTVRDPETGEWFIAYHRHAVPDGDGTHREVTIDRLRYAADGTIRRVEPTLSGIDPV from the coding sequence ATGGTGAGACGATTTCGCGCACGTGCTTTTCGGCTGGTCCCGCTGTGCCTGGCGCTGGGGTCGGCGCTGCTGCTGGGTTCCTCGGTGCTCGCGCCGACCGCGGTTTCGGCCGGGACCGGCGAGGCGTCCGGACGCGAGGGCACCGCGACGGCGATCACCGGTGTGCGGCTGGACTCGCTCAAGACCGAGGCGCTCATCGACGAGGAGGCGGGCACGGTGGTGCTGCCGGTCGAGCCCGGCACGGAGTTGCGCAAGCTGCGGCCGGAGTTCGACATCGCCGAGCGTTCGACGATTCGTCCCGGCAACGGCAGTACCCAGGACTTCACCACTCCGGTGGAGTACGAGGTGCGCAGCAGGGGCCACGAGTCCCGGACCTGGACGGTGCGGGCGGTGGAGATGAACAGTCCCAGCCTGCCCGGCTACAACGCCGACCCGAACATCGTGCGTTTCGGCGATACCTACTACATCTACGCCACCACGGACGGTTTCCCGGGGTGGGGCAGCGACTCGTTCAAGACCTGGTCGAGCACGAACCTGGTCGACTGGACCGAGCACGACACGATCCTCGACCTCGGTGCGGATGTCTCCTGGGCCGACGGGAGAGCGTGGGCGCCTGCGGCGATCGAGAAGAACGGTAAATATTATTTCTACTTCACCGCCGACACCAAGATCGGTGTGGCCGTGGCGGACAGTCCCACCGGGCCGTTCGTCGATTCGGGCGAGCCGCTGGTCGCGGCGAATCCGCACGGCGGGCAGGCCATCGATCCGGCCGTGTTCACCGACGAGGACGGCCAGTCCTATCTGTACTGGGGCAACGGGCACGCCTACGTGGTGCCGCTGAACGACGACATGGTTTCGTTCGACTGGTCCGCGGTCAAGCACCTGACCGGGTTGGACGGCTTCCGCGAGGGGCTGTTCATGCACGAGCGCGCCGGCACCTACTACTTGAGCTGGTCCATCGGCGACACCCGCAGCGAGGACTACCGCGTCGGGTACGCGACCGGCACCAGCCCCATGATGGCGAACATGCGCAATCGGGGCGAGATCCTCACCAAGCGGCCGTCGCTGGGCATCTACGGCACCGGACACCACTCGACGGTGCGGGATCCCGAGACCGGCGAGTGGTTCATCGCCTACCACCGCCACGCGGTCCCGGACGGGGACGGCACGCACCGGGAGGTCACCATCGACCGGCTGCGCTACGCCGCGGACGGCACGATTCGCCGGGTCGAGCCCACGCTTTCCGGGATCGATCCGGTCTGA